The nucleotide sequence GGGCACAATCACGAGCCGGCAATCCGGCATCGCCTCAGCCATGACACGTAGGTCGGCCGGAAGAATCCAGCCGTCCCATTCGCCCCACAGCACCAGATGCGGATGCCGCAGCTCCGGCATCCGGCGCTCCAACTCGTGGCTTTCCTTCTCCCGCGTGAGGTTGACCGGGGTCCCGATCCAAATGCCTGCGGAGACGCCAAACGTCTGGTCGATAATGCGATCGAACAGAGCCTCGATATCAGGCAGTCCTTCGCGAAACCGCGGAACAGCGTTCGGCGCCATGCTCTCGGGCACGAACAGCGAGGACGCCGCCGTTGCCATGATCGTTCGTGTCAACTCCTTGTTCGCCATCATCGCGCGGAACAGCCCGATCTGATCGGCATTGAAGGCCATGCCGAGCGGCGTCACCGGATCGAGCGCGAACACACGGCCGAAGCGTTGCGGCTGCATCAAGAGCATGCGCGCGGCGATGATGCCGCCCGTCGAATGCGTCGCGAGATGGCAATAGCCGATTTCGAGCTCATCGAGGGCGGCCAGCATGTCCTCGGCATGCTGCCGCATGGAATAGTTGGTGTAGTCCGCGGTCGGCTTCGGCCGATCGCTGTCGCCACAACCGCGCCAGTCGATGGCGACGACGCGCAGGCCCGTCGGAAACAGGGGCGCGGCAAGCTCGATCCAATCCTTGCTCGCGAGATTACCGTGGATGAAGACGACAGTGACGTCGCCCCGCCCCCACTCTCGCCAGCCGAGCTGGACCTCACCTGCCCGCACCCTTGCCATGTGCAGCCCTATTTGTTCAGGCCGGCTGTGGGCGCAGCCCCCGGCGGGGTCGGTGCCACCGGCAAGGCCGAGAC is from Bradyrhizobium xenonodulans and encodes:
- a CDS encoding alpha/beta fold hydrolase, encoding MARVRAGEVQLGWREWGRGDVTVVFIHGNLASKDWIELAAPLFPTGLRVVAIDWRGCGDSDRPKPTADYTNYSMRQHAEDMLAALDELEIGYCHLATHSTGGIIAARMLLMQPQRFGRVFALDPVTPLGMAFNADQIGLFRAMMANKELTRTIMATAASSLFVPESMAPNAVPRFREGLPDIEALFDRIIDQTFGVSAGIWIGTPVNLTREKESHELERRMPELRHPHLVLWGEWDGWILPADLRVMAEAMPDCRLVIVPGIGHSMNLERPALYAGYFGAWFGGLPA